Proteins from a single region of Candidatus Dadabacteria bacterium:
- the rplL gene encoding 50S ribosomal protein L7/L12, whose amino-acid sequence MADLTRQEVLTYLEKASMMEISELIKEIEEKFDIKAAPQVAMAAAPAAGAQGGEEAAGGAEKTEFGVTLKEAGANKIQVIKVVREVTSLGLKESKELVEGAPKLIKEGLKKDEAEEAKKKFEEAGATVEIG is encoded by the coding sequence ATGGCTGATTTAACAAGACAAGAGGTGCTTACCTACCTTGAAAAGGCGAGCATGATGGAGATCTCCGAACTAATCAAGGAAATAGAGGAGAAGTTTGACATTAAAGCGGCTCCTCAGGTTGCCATGGCGGCCGCCCCTGCGGCAGGCGCTCAGGGAGGAGAGGAAGCCGCCGGTGGCGCGGAGAAAACCGAGTTCGGCGTTACCCTCAAGGAAGCGGGCGCAAACAAAATTCAGGTTATCAAAGTTGTCAGAGAAGTGACTTCCCTCGGGCTTAAAGAGTCCAAAGAACTTGTTGAGGGCGCTCCGAAACTTATCAAGGAAGGCCTGAAGAAAGACGAAGCTGAAGAGGCAAAGAAGAAGTTTGAAGAGGCCGGTGCCACGGTTGAGATTGGCTGA